The DNA window GTTCGGTAGAAACTTCGGGAGCTTTGTTAACCCAAAACCGCCACTCGgcagggctaaaaaaaaaagaactgtcgGTCGCCCACTAGCTGACGGTTCTCATTCTCAACGAACGCCTCGTAATATGTTTCCTCTTTTCCGTCGTTTACTTTTTTCAGGAAAACTCTCACCGAGTCTTATGCTACACTTGGTGAATGCTAGCACGCTAGCAGGCTAGCAGGAGCGGCGAATGCGTGTTATCTAAGGTTGCTTGTGAAATATGGAATattcaaagggaaaaaaagacgacTGGTCGTTTTTCTGAAAGTTATTCCGATAAAGGAACGTATCCAAAGGAATTACGTGGGCGTTAAAAGGGTCGCTTTTTCCAGTTTATGTGACAATCTGTTAGCGTCCCCCGTAGTCGTACAGTGGCCTATGAAAGCAGGCACTGTGTGGGCAGGCCCCTTCTTCTAGGCAGAAAAACAAAGATATCCAGGTTAATTCCTCGTTTCGCCCGCTGTCTTCTTTCTTATCCCCCCGCGTTCAGAAGCCAGCCTGGCCGAGTGCGACGGTTCCCCCGGAGCCGACCGTCTTACGGACAATTCCCAAATCGACAGAGCCTTTCCATTAATCTTTTAGAACGCAAGGGAAACTCCGGTCGCCTATCCAGTTAGCACCGCCCCCAAAGGCTTCCAATTGGCCGATGTAGATGATAGGCGTAGTGATCCATGCGCTGATTGGACACGATTTGACAGTGGAAGCCTTTGCGTATTTCTGATTGGACAGTCCGCCACTTTTGTTAAGGCTTGTCTGTAGCCAATAGACGCACCGATTGTAACGGTAGCTGTTGTTTTTCCACCTTTTGTGTTAACTTAGCAGATGTTGTAAATAATCGTTCACAAGTCAAACATTTGATGAATAAACGTGTAAGGTGGTAAAATAACTCTATTGTTGCGAATGGGGATTTTGTGGAAGCATTTTGGAGTCAAAACAGCAACTGTTGCACTATCTTTCTGTGACTGGGCGTGACGTTGACACATTCTATTTTTGGCAACATGTGAAAACATACGGGATTACTCATACGTTGTTAAAAAATCGTAGTTTCTCGGTGTGAAAAAATTGCTAAACCCTTAAAGACAAAAACACGAGTCACAACACCCACAcgcataaatacaaatacagttttATTTGGAAAACAAAATCGCAAACACATTAGAAAATCAACACATGGAGGAAGTGACTTTTCAGATTTTTCCACATCTGTCAGTACAAGTGCCAACTTGCATGGCAAATATTGCCATATATAAATGCATTTCACCTCAGTTCTGAAATGATCGTGGTCCAAATCCAAAATTCGAGTGGTGGGAAGAGAATTTGAACCACAGCCAATTCTACAAAAAAAGTTGTAGGGACAGAAGAGCAGTTGTAAGGCAAATGAGTCTGTACAGTTATAACATTGCAACCCACACCCccacaaagaaagaaaacccTCGGGACGTCTCTATAAGCAGTCCATTGAGTTGTCTGGTAGTATTCCCAAGGGTGGGGCTTTGCCGGGAAGACAGGACGGCGGGAGCATGGAGTTGGACGACGGGTCCACGTTCTCGGAGTCCTCCATACGCTCGGCGCAGCCTTCCCAATTGATGTGAAACCTGGTGACGCGTGGGTTGGATGCCAGGATATTCCTCTGGagctgcaaacacacacacgaagGAACATCAATTCTGGGTCAAATTTTGTGGAATGTGGAAAGGGGAGAGTTAAAAGTAAAACTTGGTCAGACCTGCGCGTAGTCTGGTTTGATGGGTGGATTTTCACGGAGCTCCTGGTCTGTATACTCATTGTTGACGTAGTAACCGATGCGGATGAACTCCTGACCTCGGTATGTGCAGGTGATAAGCACGACGGTGACGCCCACGGCGTCGCTCTCGGGAATCAGGCCAGTGTTTGGCGCATCTGCCTGTAAAGAAGAAAATACAGTGGGAATAGGAATTCCGGTTAATTGAGGCTAGTAGTATGAACCAATGACACAATTGAAAGTGCTCCAGTGACTATGAATAATAGCTCTAGTAGGTTTTTGTGGCACTCTAGATTTTCATACTTGAcatatttttgtattctttgTTTTGCAGCTATTTCATCTGTTTATTTGTACGTCTGTTTTTAATAAACAAATTGTTCTAATACTCTAgattaaaatacaatttcacAGCCGAACATCACCTGAAAGACAAACATATGCCGTCCAGCAGGGACGGGTCCCACAAGGACAGAGTCGAGGACTTGATCGTATTCCTCACTTTCTGCTGAACCCACATAGATGATCTTCCACTCCAGGTCTGGAAAGGCACAAAAAGGGTGTTATATCATGAAGAAATTAGTCAATAACAAGTTAGTCTTGTatgaacattttaaacaaaaacattgaaattacTAGAACATTATTCAAAACACTTTTGGTTtcttaactaattggctgccattgacagcaagagACGTTCAATTCAGTTTGCCTGGTGGAAGCAATTAAACAATCATTCTAACGTCTAAATGTCATGAATGGCAGTAAAACATGCTAATCATCCAATCTGAAATAAATTTGATATTTAGCACTGAATGTCAATGGAAGTCAATAAGGCTGACATTGTGTGGGGAAAACAGCATTTTGTGGCATGGAAAAACTTTAAAACACGTAAAACGTGCCGTTTTGGGTAGGCGGAATAGATGTAATTTGTATTGTAATGtaatttcaaattatttgatGATAGAACATTTTTAATTACGGGCATTAGCTTCGAGCTAATCGTTCGACTACACACCACCGTatccattattattttaaccGCCTATTCGCTTGTATTCACCACTCGGGACAACAATTCTAAACAAAAGGTCACCCAGCCGAAAGTAGACGACGTTAGCGGTTATGTGAACAACATGTCCGACAGCGACGGTGCTCACCTTCGGGCAGGTCCTCCATGCACTCGAAGGTAATCTCGAACTGAAACGGGTTGCCGAAAGGACTCGGGTTATCCAGAACGGCCACATTTAACACCTGGACCTTCGCCATGATTGTAGTCGCTGGCTTTGTTTTGCTAGCACGGCGATGCTAAGTACAAAAACTGTCTCCTCAAAGTGAAGCCCCTTTTCCCGGGGATTCCTTCAAAAGCTC is part of the Stigmatopora argus isolate UIUO_Sarg chromosome 14, RoL_Sarg_1.0, whole genome shotgun sequence genome and encodes:
- the LOC144088517 gene encoding histone chaperone asf1b-B — protein: MAKVQVLNVAVLDNPSPFGNPFQFEITFECMEDLPEDLEWKIIYVGSAESEEYDQVLDSVLVGPVPAGRHMFVFQADAPNTGLIPESDAVGVTVVLITCTYRGQEFIRIGYYVNNEYTDQELRENPPIKPDYAQLQRNILASNPRVTRFHINWEGCAERMEDSENVDPSSNSMLPPSCLPGKAPPLGILPDNSMDCL